One genomic window of Daphnia pulex isolate KAP4 chromosome 10, ASM2113471v1 includes the following:
- the LOC124204162 gene encoding polyadenylate-binding protein-interacting protein 1-like isoform X2 yields the protein MTSTAAAAVSKKDTRFAPTPAGNQQNVPTGNHFQQRERSFIRDGNRSGGGSSSNAFPNSVGSNSGKTRGGSYHNGNNGPAAPASAAAGRGSKPNMEIYRPPSMRSGEVPAGGRGQFPQNSTDHQPPRLTKSRTSLELNNNSTRAANNKVAQQGAPAATVTSITIQKQPVNEATASPAGQFVLQRSKSSGSHLTLQQQKVPVPTPASTNATPKVGNSELPDVSSFPEAAQILLRKIAVDPDGANSRSVMEAVKTLFNRVIESSRYASSIARYCSYVIEKETKETFRESLLNTCQESFQERDRILRSAGESSQRWVAFINFLNEMYLQLKRRNFNSKIKTSSTRPSPDLILLSLLAESCCATLRQPSSQSLQELECLFFVLTGIGRDVETELPTKMFAIWNAIRDAFLEMNALPGAAQRTLLQLVELRAAKWQLPATAVTYYYPSVSGSAY from the exons ATGActtcgactgctgctgctgctgtcagtAAAAAAGATACCCGATTTGCCCCAACTCCCGCCGGCAACCAACAG AATGTGCCAACGGGAAATCATTTTCAGCAACGAGAGCGGAGTTTCATTCGTGATGGAAATCGCTCAGGTGGCGGCAGCTCATCAAATGCTTTCCCGAATTCCGTGGGAAGCAACAGTGGTAAAACACGCGGTGGCTCTTATCATAATGGGAACAATGGGCCAGCAGCACCGGCATCTGCAGCCGCCGGGAGGGGCAGCAAACCGAATATGGAAATCTATCGGCCTCCAA GTATGCGGAGTGGTGAAGTTCCAGCTGGTGGACGGGGGCAATTCCCTCAGAACTCTACCGATCATCAGCCCCCACGTCTTACCAAAAGTCGAACTTCACTGGAACTCAATAATAATAGCACCAGGGCAGCTAATAATAAAGTAGCACAGCAGGGCGCTCCAGCTGCTACCGTTACTTCAATCACGATACAAAAGCAACCGGTTAACGAGGCGACCGCATCACCGGCGGGTCAGTTCGTCCTCCAAAGATCCAAAAGTAGTGGATCCCATCTTACTCTGCAACAGCAAAAAGTGCCCGTACCGACTCCAGCGTCAACTAATGCAACGCCCAAAGTCGGCAATTCGGAATTACCTGATGTCAGCTCATTTCCTGAGGCAGCTCAAATTCTACTCAGGAAAATCGCTGTCG ATCCAGACGGAGCCAATAGCCGCTCTGTGATGGAGGCTGTCAAGACCTTATTCAATCGAGTGATTGAATCATCTCGTTATGCGTCTTCGATAGCTCGTTACTGCTCATACGTCATAGAG AAAGAAACTAAAGAGACTTTCCGCGAGAGCTTGCTTAATACGTGTCAAGAATCGTTCCAGGAACGTGACCGAATCTTGAGATCGGCAGGGGAATCATCCCAACGTTGGGTGGCCTTCATTAATTTCTTGAACGAAATGTATTTACAG CTGAAGCGACGCAATTTCaactctaaaataaaaactagttCAACGAGACCGTCTCCCGATTTGATTCTACTCTCTCTATTGGCCGAGAGCTGCTGTGCTACACTCAGACAGCCATCATCGCAATCTCTTCAAGAG CtggaatgtttgtttttcgttctGACTGGCATCGGTCGTGACGTCGAAACGGAGCTTCCTACTAAGATGTTTGCCATATGGAACGCCATTCGTGATGCGTTCCTCGAGATGAATGCATTGCCTGGAGCAGCTCAACGCACTTTGCTGCAGTTGGTGGAACTGAGAGCGGCTAAATGGCAACTACCTGCCACGGCAGTCACGTACTATTATCCATCCGTCTCGGGATCTGCCTATTGA
- the LOC124204162 gene encoding polyadenylate-binding protein-interacting protein 1-like isoform X1 gives MTSTAAAAVSKKDTRFAPTPAGNQQFFRRERSFVLQRPSQNVPTGNHFQQRERSFIRDGNRSGGGSSSNAFPNSVGSNSGKTRGGSYHNGNNGPAAPASAAAGRGSKPNMEIYRPPSMRSGEVPAGGRGQFPQNSTDHQPPRLTKSRTSLELNNNSTRAANNKVAQQGAPAATVTSITIQKQPVNEATASPAGQFVLQRSKSSGSHLTLQQQKVPVPTPASTNATPKVGNSELPDVSSFPEAAQILLRKIAVDPDGANSRSVMEAVKTLFNRVIESSRYASSIARYCSYVIEKETKETFRESLLNTCQESFQERDRILRSAGESSQRWVAFINFLNEMYLQLKRRNFNSKIKTSSTRPSPDLILLSLLAESCCATLRQPSSQSLQELECLFFVLTGIGRDVETELPTKMFAIWNAIRDAFLEMNALPGAAQRTLLQLVELRAAKWQLPATAVTYYYPSVSGSAY, from the exons ATGActtcgactgctgctgctgctgtcagtAAAAAAGATACCCGATTTGCCCCAACTCCCGCCGGCAACCAACAG TTCTTTAGGCGAGAACGCAGCTTTGTCCTCCAACGACCTTCTCAG AATGTGCCAACGGGAAATCATTTTCAGCAACGAGAGCGGAGTTTCATTCGTGATGGAAATCGCTCAGGTGGCGGCAGCTCATCAAATGCTTTCCCGAATTCCGTGGGAAGCAACAGTGGTAAAACACGCGGTGGCTCTTATCATAATGGGAACAATGGGCCAGCAGCACCGGCATCTGCAGCCGCCGGGAGGGGCAGCAAACCGAATATGGAAATCTATCGGCCTCCAA GTATGCGGAGTGGTGAAGTTCCAGCTGGTGGACGGGGGCAATTCCCTCAGAACTCTACCGATCATCAGCCCCCACGTCTTACCAAAAGTCGAACTTCACTGGAACTCAATAATAATAGCACCAGGGCAGCTAATAATAAAGTAGCACAGCAGGGCGCTCCAGCTGCTACCGTTACTTCAATCACGATACAAAAGCAACCGGTTAACGAGGCGACCGCATCACCGGCGGGTCAGTTCGTCCTCCAAAGATCCAAAAGTAGTGGATCCCATCTTACTCTGCAACAGCAAAAAGTGCCCGTACCGACTCCAGCGTCAACTAATGCAACGCCCAAAGTCGGCAATTCGGAATTACCTGATGTCAGCTCATTTCCTGAGGCAGCTCAAATTCTACTCAGGAAAATCGCTGTCG ATCCAGACGGAGCCAATAGCCGCTCTGTGATGGAGGCTGTCAAGACCTTATTCAATCGAGTGATTGAATCATCTCGTTATGCGTCTTCGATAGCTCGTTACTGCTCATACGTCATAGAG AAAGAAACTAAAGAGACTTTCCGCGAGAGCTTGCTTAATACGTGTCAAGAATCGTTCCAGGAACGTGACCGAATCTTGAGATCGGCAGGGGAATCATCCCAACGTTGGGTGGCCTTCATTAATTTCTTGAACGAAATGTATTTACAG CTGAAGCGACGCAATTTCaactctaaaataaaaactagttCAACGAGACCGTCTCCCGATTTGATTCTACTCTCTCTATTGGCCGAGAGCTGCTGTGCTACACTCAGACAGCCATCATCGCAATCTCTTCAAGAG CtggaatgtttgtttttcgttctGACTGGCATCGGTCGTGACGTCGAAACGGAGCTTCCTACTAAGATGTTTGCCATATGGAACGCCATTCGTGATGCGTTCCTCGAGATGAATGCATTGCCTGGAGCAGCTCAACGCACTTTGCTGCAGTTGGTGGAACTGAGAGCGGCTAAATGGCAACTACCTGCCACGGCAGTCACGTACTATTATCCATCCGTCTCGGGATCTGCCTATTGA
- the LOC124204028 gene encoding serine/arginine-rich splicing factor 2-like isoform X2, whose protein sequence is MSGRGPPRIEGMTSLKVDNLTYRTTCEDLRRVFEKYGDVGDVYIPKDRFSRESRGFAFVRFYDRRDGEDAMHAMDGRMMDGRELRVQLARYGRPDDPPRRSGRSSRRRSRSRDRRSRSRSRSRSRSRDRDDKRGSRRDDDRRSKKKSKSRSRSRSDSRERSRDRSRDRSRSRSKSPREEGGNRSPVVKEEPAAEVDRRNHDEEDNGHDDRRSRDREHDDDNDHRRSASRSRSRSRSRSGSKD, encoded by the exons ATGAGTGGTCGCGGCCCTCCTCGTATCGAAGGTATGACCTCTTTGAAAGTTGACAACCTCACTTATCGTACTACATGCGAAGATTTGCGTCGAGTATTCGAAAAATATGGAGATGTAGGAGATGTTTACATCCCCAAGGATCGCTTTTCTAGAGAAAGTCGTGGTTTCGCTTTTGTCAG GTTTTATGACAGACGTGATGGAGAAGATGCCATGCATGCTATGGATGGTAGGATGATGGATGGACGGGAACTAAGAGTTCAGTTGGCTCGTTATGGACGTCCTGATGACCCACCTAGACGCAGTGGACGTAGTTCAAGAAGGAGAAG TCGTTCACGTGACCGCCGATCCAGATCTCGATCTCGTTCACGCAGTCGCAGCCGAGACCGTGATGACAAACGAGGTAGTCGCCGTGACGATGATCGTCgaagcaagaagaagagcaaatcCAG GTCTCGCAGTCGCAGCGACAGTCGCGAGCGAAGCCGTGATCGGAGTCGTGATCGAAGCCGCTCTCGCAGCAAGAGCCCAAGAGAGGAAGGTGGAAACAGATCTCCGGTCGTGAAAGAAGAGCCCGCAGCTGAGGTAGACCGAAGAAATCACGATGAAGAAGACAACGGACATGATGATCGTCGTAGTCGCGATCGTGAGCACGACGACGATAACGACCACAGACGCTCTGCATCACGCTCGCGATCTCGCTCGCGTTCACGATCTGGTTCAAA GGATTGA
- the LOC124204028 gene encoding serine/arginine-rich splicing factor 2-like isoform X1, translating to MSGRGPPRIEGMTSLKVDNLTYRTTCEDLRRVFEKYGDVGDVYIPKDRFSRESRGFAFVRFYDRRDGEDAMHAMDGRMMDGRELRVQLARYGRPDDPPRRSGRSSRRRRSRSRSRSRDRRSRSRSRSRSRSRDRDDKRGSRRDDDRRSKKKSKSRSRSRSDSRERSRDRSRDRSRSRSKSPREEGGNRSPVVKEEPAAEVDRRNHDEEDNGHDDRRSRDREHDDDNDHRRSASRSRSRSRSRSGSKD from the exons ATGAGTGGTCGCGGCCCTCCTCGTATCGAAGGTATGACCTCTTTGAAAGTTGACAACCTCACTTATCGTACTACATGCGAAGATTTGCGTCGAGTATTCGAAAAATATGGAGATGTAGGAGATGTTTACATCCCCAAGGATCGCTTTTCTAGAGAAAGTCGTGGTTTCGCTTTTGTCAG GTTTTATGACAGACGTGATGGAGAAGATGCCATGCATGCTATGGATGGTAGGATGATGGATGGACGGGAACTAAGAGTTCAGTTGGCTCGTTATGGACGTCCTGATGACCCACCTAGACGCAGTGGACGTAGTTCAAGAAGGAGAAG GTCTCGTTCTCGTAGTCGTTCACGTGACCGCCGATCCAGATCTCGATCTCGTTCACGCAGTCGCAGCCGAGACCGTGATGACAAACGAGGTAGTCGCCGTGACGATGATCGTCgaagcaagaagaagagcaaatcCAG GTCTCGCAGTCGCAGCGACAGTCGCGAGCGAAGCCGTGATCGGAGTCGTGATCGAAGCCGCTCTCGCAGCAAGAGCCCAAGAGAGGAAGGTGGAAACAGATCTCCGGTCGTGAAAGAAGAGCCCGCAGCTGAGGTAGACCGAAGAAATCACGATGAAGAAGACAACGGACATGATGATCGTCGTAGTCGCGATCGTGAGCACGACGACGATAACGACCACAGACGCTCTGCATCACGCTCGCGATCTCGCTCGCGTTCACGATCTGGTTCAAA GGATTGA